In the genome of Meles meles chromosome 2, mMelMel3.1 paternal haplotype, whole genome shotgun sequence, one region contains:
- the NAA11 gene encoding N-alpha-acetyltransferase 11, whose translation MNIRNAGPRDLVNMQHCNLLCLPENYQMKYYLYHGLSWPQLSYVAEDDAGRMVGYVLAKMEEDADDVPHGHITSLAVKRSHRRLGLAQKLMEQASRAMVENFGARYVSLHVRRSNRAALRLYADTLGFRVSEVEPRYYADGEDAYAMRRDLSRVAEALRRGGRGAAGPREDPDAAGDAPAGPEERSPTAGDSGGDGEEPGEYAAGTDVRNSSGDSDSAS comes from the coding sequence ATGAACATCCGCAACGCAGGGCCGCGGGACCTGGTCAACATGCAGCACTGCAACCTGCTGTGCCTGCCCGAGAACTACCAGATGAAGTACTACCTGTACCACGGGCTGTCCTGGCCGCAGCTGTCCTACGTCGCCGAGGACGACGCCGGCCGCATGGTGGGCTACGTCCTGGCCAAGATGGAGGAGGACGCGGACGACGTCCCGCACGGGCACATCACGTCGCTGGCGGTGAAGCGCTCGCACCGGCGCCTCGGCCTGGCGCAGAAGCTCATGGAGCAGGCGTCGCGCGCCATGGTGGAGAACTTCGGCGCGCGCTACGTGTCGCTGCACGTGCGCAGGAGCAACCGCGCGGCGCTGCGCCTCTACGCCGACACCCTCGGCTTCCGCGTCAGCGAGGTGGAGCCCCGGTACTACGCGGACGGGGAGGACGCGTACGCCATGCGGCGGGACCTCTCGCGCGTGGCCGAGGCGCTGAggaggggcgggcgcggggcggcGGGCCCCCGGGAGGACCCGGACGCTGCGGGGGACGCACCGGCCGGCCCCGAGGAGAGGAGCCCCACGGCCGGCGACAGCGGCGGGGACGGCGAGGAGCCCGGCGAGTACGCGGCGGGCACCGACGTCCGGAACAGCTCGGGGGATTCGGATTCCGCCTCCTAG